A DNA window from Mesoplasma coleopterae contains the following coding sequences:
- the hprK gene encoding HPr(Ser) kinase/phosphatase: MSKLTIKELVAKFNFEIISGASHMNSEITVYGLNRAGLELTGYFNEKEDKKHKRAILMSSKENNYMSQFSDNEACDKYKNLIKMGSPVIIITQKFTDERLTKVAKELDFPLLKINYPSTSELTQKILDIYDLYFAPTVEVHSTLMNIFGKGVLIFGQSGIGKSEVSLELMKKNHLFVGDDRIVISNRNSELFGKSHALLQNLIEVRGIGIIDISKVQGQQLIMPETRIHMGIELFKFQEGGIDNTDRLGNEWTQKDFLGIKIPYLRVPVSAGRNLANIIEAAVGQLKVNESSDAQDIIELLAKRNSELTE; encoded by the coding sequence ATGAGTAAATTAACAATAAAAGAATTAGTTGCTAAATTTAATTTTGAAATTATTTCAGGTGCAAGCCACATGAATAGTGAGATTACAGTTTATGGACTGAATCGTGCAGGTTTAGAATTGACAGGATATTTTAATGAAAAAGAAGATAAGAAACATAAGCGTGCAATTTTAATGTCTTCTAAAGAAAATAATTATATGTCACAGTTTTCAGACAATGAAGCTTGCGATAAATACAAAAACTTAATTAAAATGGGTTCACCAGTTATAATAATTACACAAAAATTTACAGATGAAAGATTAACAAAAGTAGCTAAGGAATTAGATTTTCCACTGCTAAAAATTAACTATCCGTCAACAAGTGAACTAACTCAAAAAATATTAGACATTTATGATTTATATTTTGCTCCAACAGTTGAAGTTCACTCTACATTAATGAATATATTTGGTAAAGGTGTATTAATCTTTGGGCAATCAGGTATTGGTAAATCTGAAGTTTCATTGGAATTAATGAAAAAGAACCACTTATTTGTTGGGGATGACAGAATTGTTATTTCAAATAGAAATAGTGAATTATTTGGTAAATCACATGCACTTTTACAAAATTTAATTGAAGTTAGAGGTATTGGTATTATCGATATTTCTAAAGTTCAAGGTCAACAATTAATAATGCCTGAGACAAGAATACATATGGGAATTGAATTATTTAAATTCCAAGAAGGTGGAATTGATAATACTGATAGGTTAGGAAATGAATGAACTCAAAAAGATTTCTTAGGAATAAAAATACCATACTTAAGAGTCCCAGTTAGTGCTGGACGTAACCTAGCAAATATTATTGAGGCAGCAGTTGGTCAACTAAAAGTTAACGAAAGTTCTGATGCTCAAGATATTATAGAATTATTAGCAAAGAGAAATAGTGAATTAACAGAATAG
- a CDS encoding prolipoprotein diacylglyceryl transferase family protein, with translation MWGTYENYYRWLDLNYKSPGDMRLLFGLVPAYPVFMFLGICLVILVTVIQMNKRKIPLRELEIGILIVVPIGIIGGTFFGKVFLPNYQSWSNFYKVFFFWQPGMSFFGALLLGSAAGFGWFYKRSKVTQISMWVYLDLILVNVLLGHALGRWGNLYNQEILGNPINYDSISWMPNFIKQRLFYLPNISNIRNINDIDEKLPDGWWLMISSNVNWGQNWVVYEMVEGNLIPTSRTLTDIMQEEIVFRQPIFLIEGIGNIILWIVITFGVRNINRISNFKNNPWTLSPEGFPCIFNPKYKSISENKLKDWYTLAPIKYKRIKKVSEEGNEYEITMSLKSVWNKAYYWTEPDYESNKKLFSQIEEWKNDLYNATLKYQNDKKQFNIKLEKMKIEFNKKYKFTKRNSQEELKMQYKNNVTLEKQKIKEKQIEFKNKFSFSERYLGVNPFGKELEKANNPNGFIVTRCGVSAGSYILGYGILRTILETQRQATEYMIPNHVVANFLVLSLIIIIGMFIIVMTQFVIPYKWREIGWLYEKTY, from the coding sequence ATGTGGGGAACATACGAAAATTATTATAGATGACTTGATTTAAATTATAAATCTCCAGGAGACATGCGTCTTCTTTTTGGTCTTGTTCCTGCATATCCTGTATTTATGTTTTTAGGAATTTGCTTAGTAATTTTAGTAACTGTAATTCAAATGAATAAAAGAAAAATCCCTTTAAGAGAATTAGAAATAGGAATTTTAATAGTAGTGCCTATAGGAATTATAGGTGGTACTTTTTTTGGGAAGGTGTTTTTGCCAAATTATCAGAGTTGATCAAATTTTTATAAAGTATTTTTTTTCTGACAACCAGGTATGTCATTTTTTGGAGCTCTTTTATTAGGTTCAGCTGCAGGATTTGGATGATTTTACAAGAGAAGCAAAGTAACTCAAATTTCAATGTGAGTTTATTTAGATTTAATTTTGGTAAATGTCTTATTGGGTCATGCATTAGGTAGATGAGGTAACTTGTATAATCAAGAAATTCTTGGTAATCCAATAAATTACGATAGCATTTCTTGAATGCCAAATTTTATTAAGCAAAGATTATTTTATTTACCAAATATATCAAATATTAGAAATATAAATGATATAGACGAAAAATTACCAGATGGTTGATGACTGATGATATCAAGTAACGTTAATTGAGGACAAAATTGAGTTGTTTATGAAATGGTAGAAGGAAATTTAATTCCAACATCAAGAACTTTAACAGATATTATGCAAGAAGAAATAGTATTCAGACAACCAATTTTCTTAATTGAGGGGATTGGAAATATAATATTATGAATTGTAATAACTTTTGGTGTGAGAAACATTAATAGGATAAGTAATTTTAAAAATAATCCTTGAACATTATCACCAGAAGGATTCCCATGTATATTCAATCCAAAATATAAATCAATCTCAGAAAATAAATTAAAGGATTGATACACATTAGCGCCAATAAAATATAAACGTATTAAAAAAGTTAGTGAAGAAGGCAATGAATACGAAATTACTATGAGTTTAAAAAGCGTCTGAAATAAAGCATATTATTGAACTGAACCAGATTATGAATCTAACAAGAAATTATTTTCTCAAATTGAAGAGTGAAAAAATGACTTGTACAATGCTACTTTAAAATATCAAAATGATAAAAAACAATTTAATATAAAATTAGAAAAAATGAAAATTGAGTTTAATAAAAAATATAAATTCACAAAACGTAATTCACAAGAAGAATTAAAAATGCAGTATAAAAATAACGTCACTTTGGAAAAACAAAAAATCAAGGAAAAACAAATTGAGTTTAAAAATAAATTTTCATTTAGTGAAAGATATTTGGGTGTTAATCCATTTGGAAAAGAACTTGAAAAGGCAAACAACCCTAATGGCTTTATCGTCACAAGATGTGGAGTTTCTGCTGGTTCATATATATTAGGTTATGGTATACTTAGAACAATATTAGAAACTCAAAGACAAGCAACAGAATACATGATTCCAAATCATGTAGTTGCTAACTTCTTAGTCTTAAGTTTAATAATTATTATAGGAATGTTTATAATTGTTATGACACAATTTGTTATTCCATATAAATGAAGGGAAATTGGATGGTTATATGAAAAAACATACTAA
- the trxB gene encoding thioredoxin-disulfide reductase, which translates to MKKHTNENLKDILIIGGGPAGLTAGVYAARAGMKTIILEKEAPGGKMVKTDTIENYPGFDSIKGPDLALKMYMQVINLGAEFVYDEVIKIEKNDETFTVTTRNGQIIESLSVIVATGTLENKLGIPGEDQLYGKGVSYCAVCDGAFHKGNPVAIVGGGYSAVEEGIYLSKFVSKLYVVVRKDHFRVDPVTLSKLEQLENVEFLMNSVVKKVNGTDKVESVEIENVISKEVKTVPVTGLFPYIGATPVTQFLENLNLDKSDGYLTGDAKLKSNVKGLFIAGDVRDVPLRQIAIAAGDGALAGQMAVNYVQEL; encoded by the coding sequence ATGAAAAAACATACTAACGAAAATTTAAAAGACATTTTAATTATTGGTGGTGGCCCAGCTGGTTTAACTGCTGGGGTTTATGCTGCTAGAGCTGGAATGAAAACTATTATTTTAGAAAAAGAAGCACCCGGTGGAAAAATGGTTAAAACAGATACGATTGAAAACTATCCTGGCTTTGATAGTATTAAAGGACCAGATTTAGCACTAAAAATGTATATGCAAGTAATTAATCTTGGAGCTGAATTTGTTTATGATGAAGTTATTAAAATAGAAAAAAATGATGAAACATTTACAGTTACTACTAGAAATGGACAAATAATTGAATCTTTAAGTGTGATAGTTGCAACTGGTACATTAGAGAATAAATTAGGAATACCTGGGGAAGATCAACTTTATGGAAAAGGTGTCAGTTATTGTGCTGTTTGTGATGGAGCCTTTCATAAAGGGAACCCAGTAGCAATTGTTGGTGGAGGATATTCAGCAGTTGAAGAAGGAATTTATTTAAGTAAATTTGTAAGTAAATTATATGTTGTTGTAAGAAAAGATCACTTTAGAGTAGACCCAGTTACTTTATCTAAATTAGAACAACTTGAAAATGTTGAATTTTTAATGAATTCTGTTGTTAAAAAAGTTAACGGAACTGATAAAGTAGAATCAGTTGAGATTGAAAATGTTATTTCAAAAGAAGTTAAAACTGTTCCTGTAACTGGCTTATTCCCTTATATTGGAGCAACTCCAGTCACTCAATTTTTAGAAAATCTTAATTTAGATAAAAGTGATGGTTATTTAACTGGAGATGCTAAATTAAAATCTAATGTTAAAGGTTTATTCATAGCTGGTGATGTTAGGGATGTTCCTTTGAGACAAATAGCTATCGCAGCTGGTGATGGAGCTTTAGCTGGTCAAATGGCTGTTAACTATGTACAAGAATTATAA
- a CDS encoding prolipoprotein diacylglyceryl transferase family protein: MNIKEFKFNKISFDFKRDKLKWISIGLWASLFIVVIVLFSVFWATKNVIWTQEDSFSNSTTGLAEDQISYGGIAKSYGGIAIYPMAMTMGMLVAILFSLYKFWKKGLDVIHLSIGIAICIPISLMGASFFGKLNAQSPGVNAGGVGFWGLFAFWEPGMAIHGGVYGGLLAGIILFYFVGRKTKTSMLVYADAIVPNILLGQAIGRWGNFFNHEVMGAPVAVTYHGGGWNLGSNGVDWTNVHDYYGWLPKWIGRNLMVRADSSQTINGITFNKGDLVQLSPIFLYESLSLLAAWLIITFIIPNITKWISKKPWKVETGKYNYKLSFSIKQWFMPWIKSTDEVQSGRDIWNLAYFRNIDEKAKEQYLISLELDRKKYLKPKEINKANKLNDYISTKAGVECFAYFFAWNFVRFFLELSRPDDHLFVMYDKPLSLSLILISSIIGLIGMIASQYWLPSLIRKNGYLYEKEYFSLN; encoded by the coding sequence ATGAATATTAAAGAGTTTAAATTTAATAAAATTTCTTTTGATTTTAAAAGAGATAAACTAAAATGAATTTCAATTGGTTTATGAGCATCATTATTCATTGTTGTAATAGTTTTATTTTCTGTTTTTTGAGCGACAAAAAATGTAATTTGAACTCAGGAAGATAGTTTTTCAAATTCTACAACCGGTCTTGCGGAAGACCAAATAAGTTATGGTGGCATAGCAAAATCATATGGTGGCATAGCGATCTACCCAATGGCAATGACAATGGGTATGTTAGTTGCAATTTTATTTAGTTTGTATAAGTTTTGGAAGAAAGGACTTGATGTAATTCATCTTTCTATAGGTATAGCTATATGTATTCCTATATCTTTAATGGGTGCAAGTTTCTTTGGTAAATTAAATGCGCAATCTCCCGGAGTCAATGCTGGAGGCGTTGGATTTTGAGGGCTTTTTGCATTTTGAGAGCCAGGCATGGCAATTCACGGAGGAGTATATGGAGGATTGTTAGCAGGAATTATCCTTTTCTACTTCGTTGGCAGAAAAACAAAAACGTCTATGTTAGTTTATGCAGATGCGATTGTGCCTAATATACTTTTAGGTCAAGCTATAGGTAGATGAGGTAATTTCTTTAATCATGAAGTTATGGGGGCACCAGTAGCTGTTACATATCATGGTGGAGGATGAAATTTAGGGTCCAACGGAGTTGATTGAACTAATGTTCATGATTACTATGGTTGACTGCCAAAATGAATAGGCAGAAATTTAATGGTTAGGGCGGATTCTTCTCAAACCATTAACGGCATTACATTTAACAAAGGTGATTTAGTTCAATTATCGCCAATTTTCCTTTATGAGTCATTAAGTTTATTAGCTGCATGATTAATAATAACTTTCATTATTCCTAATATAACAAAATGAATAAGCAAAAAACCTTGAAAAGTTGAAACTGGAAAATATAACTATAAATTATCATTTTCAATAAAACAATGATTTATGCCTTGAATTAAATCTACAGATGAAGTTCAATCAGGAAGAGATATATGAAATTTAGCGTACTTTAGAAATATTGATGAAAAAGCAAAAGAACAATATTTAATAAGTTTGGAATTGGATAGAAAAAAATATTTAAAACCAAAAGAGATTAATAAAGCTAATAAATTGAATGATTATATTTCAACCAAAGCTGGAGTTGAGTGCTTTGCATATTTCTTTGCATGAAATTTTGTAAGATTTTTCTTAGAATTAAGTAGACCAGATGATCACTTATTTGTTATGTATGATAAGCCATTATCATTATCATTAATTCTTATATCATCTATAATAGGTTTAATTGGAATGATTGCTTCGCAGTATTGATTACCAAGTTTAATTAGGAAAAATGGCTATTTATATGAGAAAGAATATTTCTCACTAAATTAA
- the whiA gene encoding DNA-binding protein WhiA has translation MSFALTVKEEVISHTFDDELGKAFLAGFIKYNGDLIWSSGNEKLKLTSISNKIARSIFGLCKKMFDGHIEISVSQTQTLKQNKTFQITLIGKISEFLKSLNIWDENGIKVIEFKPLKQQKDKEELTKLKRAYMAGVFVAVGSVNSPETTNYHLELQFKDEESAVYVIALMNKYGFDFKILKRNEKLFICYIKKAIMVSDFLKFIDAYQAVMNFENERIMRDVSNNVNRVNNIDISNEKKTLSAGLKQIDQISKIQANLATKRLSEKAAYLCDLRIQNPNASYAELTELMNENGYEITKSGVSNLFKIIEKLSLEFKI, from the coding sequence ATGTCATTTGCATTAACAGTCAAAGAAGAAGTAATTTCACACACTTTTGATGATGAACTAGGAAAAGCCTTTTTAGCAGGATTTATTAAGTACAATGGTGACTTAATTTGAAGTTCAGGTAATGAAAAATTAAAGTTAACATCAATCAGTAATAAAATTGCTAGAAGTATATTTGGTCTTTGTAAAAAAATGTTTGATGGTCATATTGAAATTTCAGTTTCTCAAACACAAACCTTAAAACAAAATAAAACATTTCAAATAACCTTAATAGGTAAAATTTCCGAGTTCTTAAAATCGTTAAATATTTGAGATGAAAACGGAATAAAGGTTATTGAGTTTAAACCTTTAAAACAACAAAAGGATAAAGAAGAATTAACTAAATTAAAACGTGCTTATATGGCTGGTGTATTTGTTGCAGTAGGTTCTGTTAATTCACCAGAAACAACTAATTATCATTTAGAATTACAATTTAAAGATGAAGAGTCAGCAGTTTACGTTATTGCATTAATGAACAAGTATGGTTTTGATTTTAAAATTTTAAAAAGAAATGAGAAGTTATTTATTTGTTATATTAAGAAAGCTATAATGGTTTCTGACTTCTTAAAATTTATTGATGCGTATCAAGCTGTCATGAATTTTGAAAATGAAAGAATTATGAGAGATGTTTCAAACAATGTAAATAGAGTTAATAATATTGATATTTCTAATGAAAAGAAAACCCTTTCTGCTGGTTTAAAGCAAATTGATCAAATAAGTAAAATTCAAGCTAATTTAGCAACAAAAAGGCTTTCTGAAAAAGCTGCTTATCTTTGTGATCTTAGAATTCAAAATCCAAATGCGTCTTATGCTGAGCTAACAGAATTGATGAACGAGAACGGTTATGAAATAACAAAATCTGGAGTAAGCAATTTATTTAAGATAATTGAAAAATTAAGTTTAGAATTTAAAATTTAA
- a CDS encoding helix-turn-helix domain-containing protein → MEKYENENALLLIAAANLKRIRHTKKLSQEELGFRCGISKNYISDFERGKRNITIKVFQKIVEGLEIEPEELLKTHSK, encoded by the coding sequence ATGGAAAAATATGAAAATGAAAATGCACTACTTTTGATAGCTGCTGCAAATTTAAAAAGAATCAGACATACTAAAAAACTAAGTCAAGAAGAACTTGGCTTTAGGTGTGGTATTTCAAAAAACTATATTTCCGATTTTGAAAGAGGAAAAAGAAATATAACTATTAAAGTTTTTCAAAAAATAGTTGAAGGATTAGAAATAGAACCTGAAGAACTGTTAAAAACCCACTCTAAATAG
- the secG gene encoding preprotein translocase subunit SecG, giving the protein MNSSTAQIIVLVIEIVAMIVSIIMILIGIFQNKNSQSGLSALNGGNDELFSNSKERGLDKTLSTWMMTLGIIFFIVALAACILTNIYL; this is encoded by the coding sequence ATGAATTCATCAACAGCGCAAATAATTGTTTTAGTTATAGAGATTGTAGCTATGATAGTTTCAATAATTATGATTTTAATTGGTATATTTCAAAATAAAAACTCTCAAAGTGGATTAAGTGCATTAAATGGTGGAAATGACGAATTATTTTCAAATTCAAAAGAACGTGGATTAGATAAAACCTTATCTACATGAATGATGACATTAGGTATTATATTTTTCATAGTAGCACTTGCTGCGTGCATATTAACTAATATTTATCTATAA
- a CDS encoding ABC transporter permease, which translates to MKLKLILKQSWKDYKNKSILYFVFIIFLTIILGIILGILSFITFAEMNMKDTHRSRYGGQIYVQNNLVSKNYVSNEGIKLTDRSIVDAQGKLNNYIYNNLNLETKYKIGAQYDEIIDVYIDLIGQYFKGNIKTFRYSSSQKKQESLAKINKPENLTIDIQTLIQINEDLYKNLSLISSELYMLYLYDGLKDKYTFWSHPVEWNIKDQFKNNLTLSLNPNYRDNFRNDEEFNKYSEFNPNEASNFKIYNEKPTSEFSIEDREKIYKGQFVYTTPRYLELNNLKIGDTIKIFRNETSYDFLVKGTIMTPYLTTMNYDQGKMTTGLQGYYYLLGNNRKISDNENDLRLDSQRLSYSILNKNIKKVNEDISNFMNDGFYYSKELDQNGNLKSTYLSTLWNDIYKTDVYSVTYNLLSKILLVIIIGLLLIIFIVFYFMCENFSKLNKETYYNLKAMGCGNVTLTLISSISAIIPILISFIFSVFISLPIAKMFAVSVATAYSFSWPEVMLTWKLLIYTIIIVFGIFGIFMLNNFIVISGKKAKINRFKENKKPSNFIMSTKKIITPLPSRTRIGLSFALSNIAKNIYCFIILSLVFTVILFTFQFNTSVNKSANSMVSFASPEISIKYQSSSWDFKTNYSIDEKGEKKISYDFSTEQITDYKEIDDLINVSDYESLIGMIINTSFENVSNSFYAEASNYMITGEFIWNVAESIKTEEELKVKIINPLILAISINSQIPPQEKEKVLNWLKNSENQKTIWTYYKLLQDRIFSLKTDLDDLGIEQESVFPINLLFGKTVIIPGTKNYWSSSVKFSNISDGKTWGSATSVAASKQQPHNNIQTISESNSAAIGSTITKIKMPNGNQVSALKVEVAKPLADRYGMRSGHTMLMSVESLKTNEISEVRIPIYISGIRNDDLLTKNIYFEKSDYFKVLKETLESRATPFITQTYDSEVLKKSEWESYENLIDEIINKSESNDPIENQILNNSQFSKSDIPVNLRYLTLPKVSNKLVYDLVKEESTTMQSDRTDLLSYWDKVDSPDKFWSSKNGLYLNSLSKDVWNYRLIRDAILSKAAPFQNIMRTLDQSLVGMVLAISLVLISLILFENKNTIILFKSLGYKTREINKYLVTGYLIAAIGALITALVVNKYIIGYLSPVVYETAGISLTYVLSYSYILYGVILTSSFILLILGSIKIYTKRQNPKEVIK; encoded by the coding sequence ATGAAACTTAAATTAATCCTCAAACAGTCATGAAAAGATTATAAGAACAAGAGTATACTTTACTTTGTTTTCATAATCTTTTTGACAATTATATTGGGAATTATTCTTGGTATTTTATCGTTTATAACTTTTGCTGAAATGAATATGAAAGATACTCATCGATCAAGATATGGTGGACAAATATATGTGCAAAACAATTTAGTTAGTAAAAATTATGTTAGCAATGAAGGTATTAAATTAACAGACAGAAGCATAGTTGACGCACAAGGTAAGCTTAATAATTATATTTATAACAATCTTAATTTAGAAACAAAATATAAAATAGGTGCTCAGTATGACGAAATCATTGATGTATATATCGATTTAATAGGTCAATATTTTAAGGGGAACATTAAAACATTTAGATATTCTTCATCACAAAAAAAACAGGAATCTTTAGCAAAAATTAACAAACCAGAAAATTTAACTATTGATATACAAACACTTATTCAAATTAATGAAGATCTTTATAAAAATTTATCATTGATTTCAAGCGAACTTTATATGCTTTACTTATATGATGGTTTAAAAGACAAATATACATTTTGATCTCACCCCGTTGAATGAAATATTAAAGATCAGTTTAAAAATAATCTTACATTATCTTTAAACCCAAATTATAGAGATAATTTTAGAAATGATGAAGAGTTCAATAAATATTCTGAATTTAATCCTAATGAAGCAAGTAACTTTAAAATTTATAATGAAAAACCTACTTCTGAATTTTCAATTGAAGATAGAGAAAAAATTTATAAAGGTCAATTTGTTTATACAACCCCAAGATATTTAGAGTTGAATAATTTAAAAATTGGAGATACAATAAAAATTTTTCGTAATGAGACTTCATATGATTTTTTAGTTAAGGGTACCATAATGACTCCTTATTTAACAACAATGAATTATGATCAAGGTAAAATGACAACTGGCTTACAAGGATATTATTATTTATTAGGTAATAATAGAAAAATTAGTGACAATGAAAATGATTTGAGACTAGATAGCCAAAGATTAAGTTATTCAATTTTAAATAAAAATATAAAAAAAGTTAATGAAGATATATCTAATTTCATGAATGATGGTTTTTATTATTCAAAAGAGCTAGATCAAAATGGCAATTTGAAATCAACTTATTTAAGTACTTTATGAAATGACATTTATAAAACGGATGTATATAGTGTTACATACAATTTGCTTTCAAAAATTTTATTAGTTATTATAATTGGTCTGCTTTTAATTATTTTTATTGTTTTTTATTTTATGTGTGAAAATTTTTCAAAGTTAAATAAAGAGACTTATTATAATTTAAAAGCAATGGGTTGTGGTAATGTTACATTGACTTTAATTTCATCTATATCTGCAATTATTCCTATTTTAATTTCATTTATATTTTCTGTATTCATTTCACTGCCAATTGCCAAGATGTTCGCAGTATCAGTAGCTACAGCATATTCTTTTTCATGGCCAGAAGTAATGTTAACTTGAAAATTACTTATTTATACAATAATTATTGTTTTTGGAATATTTGGAATATTTATGCTTAATAACTTTATTGTTATATCTGGTAAGAAAGCAAAAATAAACAGATTTAAAGAAAACAAAAAGCCTTCAAATTTTATTATGAGTACTAAAAAAATTATTACTCCGTTACCTAGCAGAACAAGAATTGGTTTATCATTTGCTTTATCCAATATAGCAAAAAATATTTATTGCTTTATTATATTATCTTTAGTTTTTACGGTAATATTATTTACTTTCCAATTTAATACCTCAGTTAATAAATCAGCTAATTCAATGGTTAGTTTTGCTAGTCCTGAAATTTCAATAAAATATCAAAGCAGTTCGTGAGATTTTAAAACAAATTATTCGATTGATGAAAAAGGTGAAAAGAAAATCAGTTATGATTTTTCTACTGAGCAAATAACAGATTATAAAGAAATTGATGATCTTATTAACGTGTCAGATTATGAAAGTCTAATAGGTATGATAATTAATACGTCATTTGAAAATGTTTCAAATAGTTTTTATGCAGAAGCTTCAAATTACATGATAACAGGAGAATTTATTTGAAATGTTGCTGAATCAATAAAAACTGAAGAGGAACTAAAAGTTAAAATTATTAACCCGTTAATATTAGCTATAAGTATTAATTCACAAATACCACCACAAGAAAAAGAAAAAGTACTAAATTGATTAAAAAATTCTGAAAATCAAAAAACAATTTGAACATACTATAAGTTACTACAAGATAGAATTTTTAGTTTAAAAACTGATCTTGATGACTTAGGTATTGAACAAGAATCAGTTTTTCCAATTAACTTGTTGTTTGGAAAAACTGTAATAATACCTGGAACCAAAAACTATTGAAGTTCAAGTGTGAAGTTTTCCAATATTTCTGATGGGAAAACTTGAGGTAGTGCAACTTCTGTTGCGGCAAGTAAGCAACAACCCCATAATAATATTCAAACAATTTCTGAATCAAATTCAGCTGCAATTGGTAGCACAATAACAAAAATTAAAATGCCAAACGGCAATCAAGTTTCAGCATTAAAGGTAGAAGTGGCAAAACCTTTAGCAGACAGATACGGAATGCGTTCTGGTCATACAATGTTAATGAGTGTAGAATCTTTGAAAACAAATGAAATTTCAGAAGTTAGAATTCCTATCTACATTTCAGGCATAAGAAATGATGATCTTTTAACTAAAAATATATATTTTGAAAAATCAGATTATTTTAAAGTTTTAAAAGAGACGCTTGAAAGTAGAGCAACACCATTTATTACACAAACTTATGATAGTGAAGTTTTAAAAAAATCTGAATGAGAAAGTTATGAAAATCTAATAGATGAAATAATAAATAAATCAGAGTCAAATGACCCTATTGAAAATCAAATTTTAAATAATTCACAATTTTCAAAAAGTGATATACCAGTAAATCTAAGGTATTTAACATTACCTAAAGTTTCTAATAAACTTGTTTACGACTTAGTTAAAGAAGAATCAACTACTATGCAAAGTGATAGAACAGATTTATTAAGTTATTGAGATAAAGTAGACTCACCAGATAAATTTTGAAGTTCTAAAAATGGTTTATATTTAAATTCACTTTCTAAAGATGTATGAAACTATAGATTAATTAGAGACGCAATTTTATCTAAAGCTGCTCCATTCCAAAATATTATGAGAACACTTGATCAGTCTTTAGTTGGTATGGTTTTAGCTATATCATTAGTTTTGATTTCACTGATTTTATTTGAAAATAAAAATACAATTATTTTATTTAAGTCTCTGGGATATAAAACTAGAGAAATTAACAAGTATCTTGTTACTGGATACCTGATAGCAGCAATTGGAGCCTTAATCACAGCACTTGTAGTAAACAAATATATTATAGGTTACTTATCACCTGTAGTATATGAAACTGCCGGCATTTCACTAACATATGTCTTAAGTTATTCTTACATTTTATATGGTGTAATTCTTACTTCAAGTTTTATATTATTAATATTAGGTTCAATTAAAATATATACGAAAAGACAAAATCCAAAAGAAGTAATTAAATAA